A genomic region of Branchiostoma lanceolatum isolate klBraLanc5 chromosome 4, klBraLanc5.hap2, whole genome shotgun sequence contains the following coding sequences:
- the LOC136434148 gene encoding DNA repair protein XRCC1-like: MPEIQLQKVVSFSSEDKNHTAENLLKSETYRKWKCAAVGEKQASAIIQFDEPAQIHSIDIGNEHSAFVEILVGRASAQTDQDYQVLLVASSFMSPAESKQGNNPHRVRMFDREKLSSSVKDQKWDRVKIVCTQPFNKNVQYGLSFIKFHSPPSGSPQAKKTATPKKLGKFALKDDDGDEDKVTIGSFFSKKGKTEQKPLTVCDVGAAAVRAASSAVATATTTSPRLAAKMTSPSSQSTKRKLPRDDDDDDDKPPLRKHQSTSSKGASPPPMKKTKSDVSIKQPTNKATPSKTPPTAHPQKRKPAAKPRMKEEEEEERDFGSLMEDVVFVLSGYVNPQRAGLRGKAMEMGASYKSDWDPTCTHLVCAFTNTPKYLQVQKKGGKIVSHKWIEHCYKKGVLLSWKRFRLDDDSSSSSEEEDDPPPKPKPKPRTTPAKAAAASSSKGASPSKTTVAAKPSPAKKASPAKAIKKEEEEEDYGDSTDVDSDAGPSPTKKRKVQDTSGDDTEDEIRRIQEQNKKVKEEDQYAGSTDEEPEHATPKKTTPKKSPAKTPQKQTHGNGDADDMPLPDLPDFFTGKNFFLYGDFPASERRLVLRYITAFNGSMEDYMCDKVTHVITNEEWDDNFDEALSDNCDLTFVRPQWVYKCSEKGKMVPHQPYIVVPKA; this comes from the exons ATGCCAGAGATACAACTGCAGAAAGTTGTGTCCTTCAGTAGTGAAGATAAG AATCACACTGCAGAGAACCTGCTGAAGTCAGAGACGTACAGGAAGTGGAAATGTGCAGCAGTCGGGGAGAAACAGGCCTCTGCTATCATACAG tttGATGAGCCAGCCCAGATCCACTCTATTGACATTGGAAATGAGCACTCAGCATTTGTAGAGATCCTGGTGGGGAGGGCTTCAGCACAGACGGACCAAGACTACCAG GTTCTCCTAGTTGCCTCCTCCTTCATGTCCCCTGCGGAGAGTAAGCAGGGTAACAACCCCCACAGGGTACGGATGTTCGACAGGGAGAAACTCTCCAGCTCTGTCAAGGACCAGAAGTGGGACCGCGTCAAGATTGTGTGCACTCAGCCCTTCAACAAG AATGTACAGTATGGACTGTCCTTCATCAAGTTTCACTCCCCTCCCTCTGGATCACCCCAGGCAAAGAAAACTGCTACT CCCAAGAAGCTTGGCAAGTTTGCTTTGAAGGATGACGATGGTGATGAAGACAAGGTCACCATTGGCAGCTTTTTCTCGAAAAAGGGCAAAACTGAGCAAAAACCTCTAACGG TGTGTGATGTAGGTGCAGCAGCTGTGAGGGCTGCGTCGTCTGCAGTTGCCACGGCAACCACCACTTCCCCCCGACTGGCAGCAAAAATGACATCACCATCAAGTCAG AGCACCAAGAGGAAGTTACcacgtgatgatgatgatgatgatgacaaaccTCCATTGAGAAAACACCAGTCAACATCCAGCAAGGGTGCATCACCTCCTCctatgaagaaaacaaagt CTGATGTGTCCATCAAACAACCCACAAATAAGGCCACTCCTAGCAAGACACCTCCCACAGCACACCCACAGAAGAGAAAGCCTGCAGCAAAGCCCAGGAtgaaggaagaggaagaggaggagagaGATTTCGGCTCACTGATGGAggatgtggtgtttgtgttgagCGGATACGTCAATCCGCAAAGGGCCGGCTTGAGAGGCAAGGCTATGGAGATGGGGGCTTCGTACAAGTCTGACTGGGACCCAACGTGCACCCATCTTGT ATGTGCCTTTACCAACACTCCCAAGTACCTACAGGTGCAGAAGAAGGGAGGGAAGATCGTCAGCCACAAGTGGATCGAACACTGCTACAAAAAGGGGGTACTTCTGTCCTGGAAAAG GTTCAGACTGGATGATGATTCCTCTTCATCGTCAGAGGAGGAAGATGACCCTCCACCCAAACCTAAACCCAAACCAAGAACCACCCCTGCCAAAGCAGCTGCTGCCAGTAGCTCCAAG GGAGCCAGCCCGTCAAAGACCACCGTGGCTGCTAAACCGTCTCCAGCCAAGAAGGCCTCTCCTGCTAAAGCCAtcaagaaggaggaggaggaggaggattaCGGAGACAGCACAGATGTGGACAGTGATGCTGGGCCCTCAC CAACGAAGAAAAGGAAAGTCCAGGATACCTCAGGAGACGATACAGAGGACGAGATCAGAAG GATACAGGaacagaataagaaagtaaaagaGGAAGACCAGTATGCAGGATCCACAGATGAGGAACCAGAGCACGCCAcacccaagaagaccacacccAAGAAGAGCCCTGCCAAAACTCCCCAGAAACAAACCCACGGAAATGGTGATGCTGACGACATGCCACTTCCTGACCTCCCAGACTTCTTTACTGGGAAGAATTTCTTCTTGTACGGGGATTTCCCTGCCTCCGAGAGGAGACTAGTGCTCAGATATATAACTGCCTTCAATGG GAGTATGGAAGACTACATGTGTGACAAAGTGACCCATGTCATCACTAATGAGGAATGGGATGACAACTTTGATGAG GCTCTGTCTGACAATTGCGACTTGACGTTTGTCCGGCCCCAGTGGGTGTACAAGTGCAGTGAGAAGGGAAAGATGGTGCCCCATCAGCCGTACATTGTCGTTCCAAAGGCCTGA
- the LOC136432457 gene encoding mitochondrial import receptor subunit TOM70-like, with amino-acid sequence MSDAKPTGGTEGIPKWQIALAVGGTLALGAAGVWYFTRKTSKNDERKEPDGGPAPEEQADEPVPEPEVELSPLEKAQAAKNKGNKYFKGGKFEEAIKCYSEALEVCPDANKKEMSTFYQNRAAAYEQLKSFKEVVDDCTKALELDNKYIKALFRRAKAYERIDEKKQCLEDVTAVCILEGFQNQQSMMMADRILKDMGWEKAKEKYKNREPVLPSTHFIKAYFSSFTEDIISQPLEKMANDEDKDQEGEAEEAPPSDYLKAKRYFHEENYDKIIGECSKEIDSQGEYLAHALLMRATFHMLMGQAPLARPDLDMVINMDTADKKLRCNALIKRGSMLMQRQQSEEALQDFQTAVDLDQENSDVYHHRGQLNLLLDRVPEALRDFEKCCSLKPDFALATVQYNYTQYRAAMLQRSAMQVQDAMKQFEDSISKFPDCAEGYVLYAQALGDQQMFDKADDNYKKAISLEPQNATTYVHRGLLHLQWKQDIDAGLSLIQKALDIDDRCDFAYETMGTIEVQRGNLEKAIELFNKAISIAKTEMEIAHLYSLCDAAVAQSEVAKKYGLRPQAMM; translated from the exons ATGTCGGACGCGAAACCTACTGGAGGTACGGAAGGCATCCCCAAATGGCAGATCGCCCTCGCTGTAGGCGGGACGCTGGCACTTGGCGCCGCAGGTGTCTGGTACTTTACCCGTAAGACGTCCAAGAATGACGAGAGGAAGGAGCCAGACGGCGGGCCCGCTCCGGAAGAGCAGGCGGACGAGCCCGTGCCTGAGCCCGAGGTTGAGTTG AGCCCACTGGAGAAGGCACAAGCAGCTAAGAACAAGGGCAACAAGTACTTCAAGGGCGGCAAGTTCGAGGAGGCCATCAAATGTTACAGTGAGGCTCTGGAAGTCTGCCCTGACGCCAACAAAAAAGAGATGTCCACATTTTATCAGAACAGAGCTGCTGCATATGAACAGTTG AAATCCTTCAAGGAAGTTGTTGATGACTGTACCAAGGCTCTGGAACTGGACAACAAATACATCAAGGCCCTGTTCCGCAGGGCCAAGGCATATGAGAGGATAGACGAGAAAAAGCAGTGTCTCGAAG ACGTTACTGCAGTCTGCATCTTGGAGGGGTTCCAGAACCAACAGAGCATGATGATGGCTGACCGCATCCTCAAGGACATGGGCTGGGAAAAGGCCAAGGAGAAGTACAAG AACCGTGAGCCTGTCCTACCTTCGACCCACTTTATCAAAGCGTACTTCAGTTCCTTCACAGAGGACATCATCTCCCAGCCTCTTGAGAAGATGGCTAACGACGAAGACAAAGATCAGGAGGGAGAAGCAGAGGAGGCACCTCCCAG TGATTACCTGAAGGCCAAAAGGTACTTCCATGAAGAGAACTATGACAAGATCATTGGTGAGTGCAGTAAGGAGATAGACAGCCAGGGGGAGTACCTGGCACATGCGCTGCTGATGAGAGCCACATTCCACATGTTGATGGGTCAAGCTCCCCTGGCCAGGCCAGACCTGGACATGGTCATCAACATGGACACAGCTGACAAGAAG CTGCGGTGTAATGCACTGATCAAACGGGGCAGCATGTTGATGCAGAGACAGCAGTCAGAAGAGGCACTGCAGGACTTCCAAACAGCCGTGGACCTGGACCAGGAGAACTCAGATGTGTACCATCATAGGGGCCAG TTGAACTTGCTGTTAGACCGGGTGCCAGAAGCCCTGCGGGACTTTGAGAAGTGTTGTAGCCTGAAGCCAGACTTTGCGTTGGCCACCGTGCAGTACAACTACACGCAGTACCGGGCGGCCATGCTGCAGCGCTCCGCCATGCAGGTCCAGGACGCCATGAAGCAGTTTGAGGACTCCATCTCCAAGTTCCCCGACTGTGCTGAAGGATATGTTCTATATGCTCAG GCTCTTGGTGACCAACAAATGTTTGACAAGGCAGACGACAACTATAAGAAGGCTATAAGTTTAGAACCACAGAATGCCACTACTTATGTACACAGAGG GCTGCTACACTTACAGTGGAAGCAGGACATTGATGCCGGGCTGTCCCTGATTCAAAAGGCGCTGGACATTGATGACAGGTGTGACTTCGCATATGAAACCATGGGGACCATTGAAGTTCAAAG GGGCAATTTGGAGAAGGCCATTGAGCTGTTCAACAAGGCCATCAGCATAGCCAAGACTGAGATGGAGATCGCACATCTGTACTCCCTGTGTGATGCAGCCGTCGCACAATCCGAAGTGGCCAAGAAATACGGCCTGCGACCCCAGGCTATGATGTAA